Proteins encoded in a region of the Podospora pseudopauciseta strain CBS 411.78 chromosome 6, whole genome shotgun sequence genome:
- a CDS encoding hypothetical protein (EggNog:ENOG503P51G; COG:S), translated as MATSVTSTMTRPLDKHTLRHSHDLPLPKGPEVLDIRSSQESLLHNLDSKILEGLNQPQGSKSFPSLLLWGEKGQVFYDDVLEAPEYYPYRVEDELLQQRVDDIARTVASTGTDMLIELGAGNMTKTAQFLSAIDNYISSPLVYYALDVDQALLERSIVALKRRVTFRHIEVRALFGTYDDGANWLASPEIAAYRRTLMFLGSSIGNDEQDAAVRFLSSFTQAPETGVPQNVAGFLLAVDGCQDAAKIEAAYDVPGGYSRRWVKQALEYARELLGEGIDRAEVDRIFDDNNWKFEGRWLPERQRYQTYLTTTCSLTATIRGQTITMEEGERLPIISSGKWTRETVDGVSLKAGLSIEKSWKNPEFDYNIYWLQPSLKRVDSGIVIIDELEAEGHDQVHHRNE; from the exons aTGGCTACTTCAGTCACATCCACCATGACCCGTCCCCTGGACAAACACACTCTAAGACACTCGCACGACCTTCCACTTCCCAAAGGCCCCGAAGTTCTCGATATTCGCTCCTCTCAGGAATCACTGCTACATAACTTGGACTCCAAGATTCTTGAAGGcctcaaccaaccacaaGGGTCCAAGTCCTTTCCTTCCCTGCTTTTGTGGGGAGAGAAGGGTCAAGTCTTCTACGACGATGTTCTGGAAGCTCCGGAGTATTACCCATACCGAGTAGAAGATGAACTTTTGCAGCAACGGGTCGACGACATTGCCAGAACAGTGGCTTCCACAGGTACCGACATGCTCATCGAGCTGGGAGCAGGCAACATGACCAAGACAGCTCAATTTCTATCAGCTATCGACAATTACATCAGCTCTCCACTCGTTTACTACGCCCTCGACGTAGACCAGGCCTTGTTGGAACGGTCTATTGTTGCCTTGAAAAGGCGTGTCACGTTTCGGCATATCGAAGTCCGCGCTCTCTTCGGGACTTATGACGACGGAGCAAACTGGCTCGCCAGTCCCGAGATTGCCGCCTATCGGAGGACACTCATGTTTCTCGGAAGCAGCATCGGGAATGACGAGCAGGATGCTGCTGTCAGGTTCCTGAGCTCATTTACCCAAGCTCCTGAGACAGGTGTTCCCCAGAATGTGGCGGGCTTTCTACTGGCGGTTGATGGATGCCAAGATGCGGCAAAAATTGAGGCTGCTTACGATGTGCCAGGCGGGTATTCCCGCCGGTGGGTGAAACAAGCGCTGGAGTATGCACGGGAGCTATTGGGGGAGGGCATCGATAGGGCTGAGGTTGACCGTATTTTTGATGACAACAATTGGAAGTTTGAGGGAAGATGGTTACCTGAGCGGCAACGATACCAGACATATCTCACCACGACGTGCTCTCTCACGGCAACAATTAGGGGacaaaccatcaccatggaggaaggggagagaTTACCAATCATCAGCAGTGGCAAGTGGACAAGGGAGACGGTGGACGGGGTATCTCTGAAGGCCGGTCTCAGCATCGAGAAGTCTTGGAAGAATCCTGAGTTTGATTACA ACATTTATTGGCTGCAGCCAAGCCTCAAGAGGGTGGACAGTGGCATTGTCATCATTGATGAGCTCGAAGCGGAGGGACATGATCAGGTGCATCACCGCAACGAGTGA
- a CDS encoding hypothetical protein (COG:L; EggNog:ENOG503P1JP), with protein MPSSLRDQHYPRTMAEPQAHPNPQQETGPSLSDASAAKLACYACKRRKVKCDRQLPVCSLCQKLSGQCEYPTHAEKPGPKTGGPLQGNKRRRLDQTSVSSSVSHGPSLNATGHRHTTSFELARRSSIAVSSPTYSTSHDDSRTRADDDLHSRREVTSPLSTGESSVGIQPTSAPIFSRIMYPSHEAQTRPQSPSTVDASPGHQDNAIPITIQTVCDALRISRATYDVLMESYFTNMTSFTLFRPGSIEPKFAMMQFHSDAEALIAAMFSFSTRHCQDREDCPSPTYFAKIAYSKLDESVDSYGDNPPPFWLLQAGVLVTFYQLTMSVRSRSWKKLGDCIRYSYDLHLHMVDANHDPVKDKNPVNIQRWSLMEERRRAWWAVWEMDVFASTIRRLPTAIDPEMNLTMLPVPDSCWFNDVYQESCFLAQDCSLRWKQLAQSGNQSAKAWFIVMNSLMRNTQRIVYPVGSALQSMNENHAETNQDELNIMANTLYCTVTSFPTSLVYQGETLDFRPKASAQSSPEGINPRQEHADKYSLHLMTQLCRFMIYHHKICARTPWLAHQKGSNDGRQGEGNNDPRDAQQANSEWSNYINASDEIVTVVRNSSRDHYKFVNPFLVNTLWFGAAAQCACKVFGPASFNKRLTISNLDLLKLTIDRYISFWGGMENLKGKLARIETALQSLMDGHGRPNEHPQDRRQQPQPLSHIQGSNGASINDLATVAMQRLPGVTGDAAVSSSPLLVNIPGIGPPPPPPNPWSTFGPTDVCGDFIHPGNFTTGLTPGGPNFYGHGDPMDFSPFGLEELLMASMMMDT; from the exons ATGCCGTCTTCACTTCGCGACCAACATTACCCCCGAACCATGGCGGAACCTCAGGCACACCCAAATCCACAGCAAGAGACAGGACCATCGCTGTCCGACGCGTCTGCGGCCAAACTCGCGTGCTACGCTTGCAAGAGGAGAAAGGTGAAATG TGACCGTCAACTACCTGTCTGCTCGCTCTGCCAAAAGCTCAGTGGACAATGTGAATATCCAACTCACGCCGAGAAGCCCGGCCCAAAGACTGGTG GCCCTCTTCAAGGCAACAAGCGTCGAAGACTTGATCAAACGTCTGTGTCCAGCAGTGTCAGTCATGGCCCATCCCTGAATGCCACTGGACATCGGCACACCACATCATTCGAGCTTGCTCGGCGCAGTTCCATTGCAGTATCATCTCCGACTTACAGCACAAGTCACGATGATTCCCGTACTCGAGCAGACGATGACCTCCATTCCCGGCGAGAGGTGACCTCGCCTCTCTCAACTGGTGAATCGTCAGTAGGAATTCAGCCAACAAGTGCCCCCATCTTCTCTCGGATCATGTACCCGTCTCATGAAGCACAGACACGCCCACAATCTCCTTCCACAGTGGACGCTTCACCTGGCCATCAAGACAATGCCattcccatcaccatccagACTGTTTGTGATGCTCTTCGGATATCAAGAGCAACATACGATGTGTTGATGGAGTCCTACTTCACCAACATGACATCATTCACCCTGTTCCGGCCAGGGAGTATTGAACCCAAGTTCGCCATGATGCAGTTTCACTCGGACGCCGAAGCGCTGATAGCCGCCatgttctccttctccaccagACATTGCCAAGATCGTGAGGACTGCCCAAGTCCGACCTACTTTGCAAAGATTGCCTACTCGAAGCTGGACGAATCAGTCGATAGTTATGGCGACAATCCCCCGCCATTCTGGCTTCTACAAGCAGGTGTTCTTGTCACCTTTTACCAACTCACCATGAGCGTCCGCTCTCGGTCGTGGAAGAAGCTCGGTGACTGCATCAGATATTCGTACGACTTGCACCTGCACATGGTTGATGCAAACCATGACCCAGTCAAAGACAAGAACCCGGTCAACATCCAACGCTGGTCGTTGATGGAAGAACGGAGAAGGGCTTGGTGGGCTGTTTGGGAAATGGACGTCTTTGCCAGCACTATTCGACGACTGCCGACGGCCATAGACCCTGAGATGAACCTCACCATGCTCCCAGTGCCAGACAGTTGTTGGTTCAATGACGTATACCAGGAAAGCTGCTTTCTTGCTCAGGACTGCAGTCTCAGGTGGAAGCAACTTGCCCAGTCAGGCAACCAGAGCGCCAAGGCCTGGTTCATAGTGATGAACTCTTTGATGCGCAACACACAGCGCATCGTGTATCCAGTGGGATCGGCTCTGCAGTCGATGAACGAAAACCACGCGGAAACCAACCAAGACGAACTCAATATCATGGCCAACACCCTCTACTGCACCGTCACTTCTTTTCCGACCAGTCTAGTCTACCAGGGGGAGACTCTTGACTTTCGACCAAAAGCTTCGGCTCAAAGCAGTCCCGAGGGCATCAACCCAAGACAGGAACATGCCGACAAGTATTCCCTCCACCTGATGACGCAGCTCTGTCGGTTCATGATTTATCATCACAAGATCTGTGCTCGAACACCATGGCTAGCCCATCAAAAGGGTTCCAACGATGGCAGGCAGGGAGAAGGAAACAACGACCCACGAGACGCTCAGCAAGCCAACTCTGAGTGGTCCAACTACATTAACGCCTCGGATGAGATCGTCACAGTGGTCCGCAACAGCTCCCGGGACCACTACAAATTCGTCAACCCTTTCCTCGTCAACACTCTCTGGTTTGGAGCCGCGGCACAATGTGCCTGCAAAGTCTTTGGGCCCGCATCGTTCAACAAACGGCTCACGATCTCCAACCTTGACCTTTTGAAACTTACCATTGACCGTTACATTTCCTTCTGGGGGGGCATGGAGAACCTCAAGGGGAAATTGGCTAGGATTGAGACAGCCCTGCAGAGTCTGATGGATGGGCATGGGAGACCGAACGAGCATCCGCAGGATAGGcgccaacaaccacaaccactgTCACACATCCAAGGGAGCAACGGTGCCAGTATTAATGACCTGGCTACGGTGGCCATGCAAAGACTTCCTGGCGTTACTGGTGATGCTGCAGTGTCATCATCGCCACTCCTTGTCAACATACCCGGTATTggtcccccaccaccaccaccaaacccatGGTCAACATTTGGACCGACGGACGTCTGTGGTGACTTTATCCATCCGGGGAATTTCACAACAGGGTTGACTCCAGGCGGCCCCAACTTTTACGGTCACGGGGACCCGATGGACTTTTCGCCGTttgggctggaggagctgctgATGGCGAGCATGATGATGGATACGTAG
- a CDS encoding hypothetical protein (COG:Q; EggNog:ENOG503P3R3), which yields MSFHVQKAAAASFQRLVRFVNAQGSTKFGDLKTRPTGVSLAGAEVEVLEGDVGNGFRGTGKIDKIQKLLCPLPQVHAIMCIGLNYQKHATEANLRVAPYPVLFTKPADALAGPNEDIPVHPDAQSMLDYEGELTVVVGKDAKNVPETDALKYVLGYTVGNDISARYFQLPETSGGQFCYAKSFDKFCPIGPCIVSPSLIPDPQKLQLVTKVNGQVRQQTETSDMIFSVAKIISHLSRGRTLRRGTVIQTGTPSGVGLFMEPKGFLKNGDVVEVSIDGLGSISNKMVFE from the exons ATGTCTTTCCATGTTCAGAAGGCAGCAGCCGCATCATTTCAACGGCTTGTGAGGTTTGTCAACGCCCAGGGGTCCACCAAGTTTGGTGACCTGAAGACCAGACCAACCGGCGTCAGTCTCGCCGGCGCGGAGGTTGAAGTCCTCGagggtgatgttggcaaTGGTTTCCGTGGCACTGGGAAAATAGACAAGATTCAGAAG CTTCTGTGTCCTTTGCCCCAAGTACATGCGATTATGTGCATTGGACTCAACTATCAGAAGCACGCCACTGAAGCCAAT CTACGAGTTGCCCCGTATCCTGTTCTCTTCACCAAACCAGCCGATGCTCTTGCTGGGCCTAATGAGGACATACCAGTCCACCCTGACGCTCAAAGCATGCTCGACTACGAGGGTGAGTTGACAGTGGTCGTCGGGAAAGACGCAAAGAATGTTCCCGAGACAGACGCCCTGAAATACGTACTTGGATACACGGTTGGCAACGACATCTCAGCGCGCTACTTCCAGCTGCCAGAGACATCAGGTGGCCAGTTTTGTTATGCCAAATCCTTCGACAAGTTTTGCCCCATTGGGCCTTGTATCGTGTCCCCTAGCCTGATTCCAGACCCGCAAAAGCTCCAGCTTGTCACCAAGGTCAATGGGCAGGTGAGGCAGCAGACCGAGACGTCGGACATGATTTTTTCGGTGGCCAAGATTATATCTCACCTCAGCCGTGGAAGGACACTGCGGAGGGGAACGGTTATTCAAACCGGGACCCCGAGTGGAGTCGGTCTGTTCATGGAGCCCAAAGGGTTCTTGAAGAATGGGGACGTGGTTGAGGTGTCAattgatgggttggggtcGATTAGCAACAAAATGGTGTTTGAGTGA
- a CDS encoding hypothetical protein (COG:Q; EggNog:ENOG503NUFV), with translation MGVLLLAGGAALALSILYILLFTGKRDPRLPPGPPTLPLIGNLHQIPTKRTHLQFAQWAKEYGEIYSLKFGPGTSIVISSPRLIKQLVDKKSQLYSRRPPSHVADLIAQGDHLLLMQYSDRWRTCRKLVHQYFMEGMVAKQHVKVVNAEAVQMLHDFVTEPKGHMKHPKRFSNSIIMSLIYGTRTPSIKTEHMVRLYSLMENWSKVMEAGNTPPVDIFPFLKLVPEGLLGNWRSRAKNVGKEMTELYSEWVEKGIQRHRDLGGRDCFLDKVLDQGLEKLDLDKHGLYFLCGTVMEGGSDTTSSLIIAFIHAMTKWPEVLKKAQEQIDAVVGEDRTPTWEDYEKLPYIAACVKEAHRWRPVTPLAFPHSLAEDDWVDGMYLPKGSDIFINAFGMHMDEKRFPNPDVFNPDNYEGYTALASELAGGDYNNRDHYGYGSGRRICPGIHLAERNLFLAVAKLVWAFNIGPGLDASGREIPPDVSHETGYCSGFLVCAEDFPATITLRSEARKATILREYAAARAEVFSQYELPKE, from the coding sequence ATgggcgtcctcctcctcgccggcggcgccgccctcgccctctccatcctctacatcctcctcttcaccggCAAACGGGACCCACGTCTCCCACCCggccccccaaccctccccctaATCGGCAACCTCCATCAGATACCCACCAAGCGCACCCACCTCCAATTTGCCCAATGGGCCAAAGAATACGGCGAGATCTACTCCCTCAAGTTCGGCCCCGGAACCTCCATCGTCATTTCTTCTCCTCGCCTGATCAAACAGCTCGTCGACAAAAAGTCGCAGCTCTACTCCCGCCGCCCGCCCAGCCATGTAGCCGACCTCATCGCCCAGGGTGATCACCTCTTACTCATGCAGTACTCCGACCGCTGGAGGACATGCCGCAAGCTAGTCCACCAGTACTTCATGGAGGGCATGGTAGCGAAGCAGCACGTCAAAGTTGTCAACGCGGAGGCGGTGCAGATGCTGCATGATTTTGTTACGGAGCCGAAAGGGCATATGAAGCATCCAAAGAGGTTCAGCAACAGTATCATCATGAGTTTGATCTACGGGACGAGGACGCCAAGTATCAAGACGGAGCATATGGTTCGGTTGTATAGTCTTATGGAGAACTGGAGCAAGGTTATGGAGGCGGGGAATACACCACCCGTGGACATCTTTCCTTTCCTGAAGCTGGTGCCGGAGGGTTTGCTGGGGAATTGGAGGTCGAGGGCGAAGAATGTGGGCAAGGAGATGACAGAGTTGTATTCGGAGTgggtggagaaggggatTCAACGGCATAGGGATCTGGGAGGGCGGGATTGTTTTCTGGACAAGGTTTTGGATCaggggttggagaagctggatTTGGACAAGCATGGGTTGTACTTTTTGTGCGGgacggtgatggagggggggtcgGATACGACGAGCTCGTTAATTATTGCTTTTATTCATGCCATGACCAAGTGGCCGGAGGTGCTCAAGAAGGCGCAGGAGCAGATTGATGctgtggttggggaggacaGGACGCCGACTTGGGAGGATTATGAGAAGCTGCCGTACATTGCGGCCTGTGTGAAGGAGGCGCATCGGTGGAGGCCGGTGACGCCGTTGGCGTTCCCTCATTCGTTGGCGGAGGATGATTGGGTTGATGGGATGTACTTGCCCAAGGGGAGTGATATCTTTATCAATGCTTTTGGGATGCATATGGATGAGAAGAGGTTTCCCAACCCGGATGTGTTCAACCCAGATAACTACGAGGGGTACACGGCGTTGGCGTCGGAGTTGGCTGGCGGTGATTACAACAACCGGGATCATTATGGGTATggcagtgggaggaggatttgcCCTGGTATTCACTTGGCCGAGAGGAACTTGTTTTTGGCGGTTGCCAAGTTGGTGTGGGCTTTTAACATTGGGCCTGGGCTGGATGCTTCCGGGAGGGAGATCCCACCAGATGTCAGCCATGAAACTGGATACTGCTCAGGTTTCTTGGTGTGCGCGGAGGACTTTCCAGCTACTATCACACTGAGATCAGAGGCACGAAAGGCAACGATTCTGAGAGAGTATGCTGCTGCCAGGGCAGAGGTGTTCTCTCAGTACGAGCTACCGAAGGAGTAG
- a CDS encoding hypothetical protein (COG:Q; EggNog:ENOG503NVX0) produces the protein MGATPFSVEHTTYNPDAVYLSWEVDGKFFGDGREVALLEYIYARPDLEKLRGNPQKVLQAIDDYGRSVRGLINIGSMKGSIVCDIIARHRPAVVLELGGYIGYSAIMFGHAMRQAGGKQYYSVEKSPLFAAVATSLIDLAGLRDNVRVVVGTGAEGTRRLYDEGKISRVDMAFFDHFKPAYTDDLKLCERLGVVGPGTLIVADNMVLPGNPRYLEWVHASVERKREMDKGAVEKGNPNLRYRNQSISSWEPSGQEDAMEITECYGIEE, from the exons ATGGGTGCCACTCCATTTTCCGTGGAACACACCACGTACAACCCTGACGCCGTCTACCTCTCATGGGAAGTGGACGGGAAATTC TTCGGCGATGGGCGTGAAGTTGCCCTCCTCGAGTACATCTACGCTCGGCCGGATCTTGAGAAGCTGAGAGGCAACCCCCAGAAGGTTCTGCAAGCCATCGACGATTACGGTCGGTCCGTCAGAGGTCTGATCAACATCGGGTCCATGAAAGGATCCATCGTTTGCGACATTATCGCTAGACACAGACCTGCCGTGGTACTCGAACTGGGCGGTTACATTGGATACTCGGCCATTATGTTTGGACATGCCATGAGACAGGCTGGTGGAAAGCAGTACTACAGTGTCGAGAAGAGTCCTCTCTTTGCTGCTGTAGCCACAAGCTTGATTGACCTCGCCGGCCTCAGAGACAATGTcagggttgtggttgggaCGGGGGCGGAAGGAACTCGGCGCTTGTACGATGAAGGGAAGATTTCTCGTGTCGATATGGCCTTCTTCGACCACTTCAAACCAGCATACACTGATGACCTCAAGCTATGTGAGCGGCTCGGTGTTGTAGGGCCGGGGACCCTGATTGTGGCGGACAACATGGTGCTACCGGGGAACCCGCGTTATCTCGAGTGGGTGCATGCGAGTGTGGAAAGGAAGCGCGAGATGGACAAGGGGGCGGTCGAAAAGGGAAACCCAAACCTGCGGTATCGCAATCAATCTATCTCCAGTTGGGAACCATCTGGGCAGGAGGACGCGATGGAGATCACGGAATGCTATGGTATCGAGGAGTAG
- a CDS encoding hypothetical protein (COG:C; COG:H; EggNog:ENOG503PC2I) yields MPTLQVPGTPRCVHDKHHASTASPCSDYPILHNMSPPASTKVDLLIVGAGPAGLALANWFRGTNIKVLIVDKKPGPTPRGQAEGLKSTTNEIFDSYGIGPQVTAESWRLEEIACWGTRKDGGEGIVREQVIPDRVAELGKPRETMLQQSRVEHHMLHNILSHDNIEIRYSTAPISVDVDTSCVHEADTFPVSVSLEKVTTNTNTTNGDTTNGTNCHATNGHHINGQNGHQPNEHDAPSDMISAKYIVGCDGARSWLRKQLDVSLEGDLTDSVFGVVDLVPKSNFPDIRRVCYLRAASGTILLVPRSNKEVRMYIPVESGTALPDPKDLTFDRVMDAARKIIAPYTMEVGSVSWWSAYRVRQRVGNHFSRLNERAFLVGDAVHTHSPKAGQGMNTSIQDAYNLGWKLRLTLRGKVRSSGARQDLLRTYESERRPVALDLIAFDKGFLKLFAAPSAQFDTEILQALKFTTGLSIRYPPSCAVQLPKGIEQLGPSLLKADLVPGKRLPDFRVVYQADGVPTWMHKRLSATGQFRVMIFAGDISDSTASKRLHDVGKYLGESKSLKHVVMPQSEQEPLVEVLVVHCAERDLVDLLALPEVYRPWSDESGYDFWRVFADVESVHDGHGKAYERLEIDRQVGCTVVVRPDGYIGAVLEVDDVEGVERYFEGMNVS; encoded by the exons ATGCCCACCCTCCAAGTCCCCGGAACACCGCGGTGCGTCCATGATAAACATCACgcatcaacagcaagccCGTGTTCTGATTATCCGATACTGCACAACATGTCTcctcccgcctccaccaaagTCGACCTGCTCATCGTCGGCGCTGGGCCTGCAGG cttggcaTTGGCAAACTGGTTCCGTGGCACCAACATCAAAGTGCTTATTGTCGACAAGAAGCCAGGCCCAACACCTCGTGGGCAAGCAGAGGGTCTCAAGAGTACGACCAACGAGATCTTTGACTCTTACGGTATTGGACCTCAAGTCACGGCCGAATCATGGAGGCTCGAGGAAATTGCCTGTTGGGGCACACGCAAAGATGGAGGTGAAGGCATTGTCAGAGAACAAGTCATTCCGGACAGAGTCGCTGAACTTGGCAAGCCTCGGGAGACGATGCTCCAGCAGT CACGAGTTGAGCACCACATGCTTCACAATATTCTCTCTCATGATAATATTGAGATTCGGTACAGCACGGCTCCAATTTCTGTTGACGTTGACACATCTTGTGTCCATGAAGCAGATACATTTCCCGTCTCTGTCTCCCTAGAAAAGGTTACTACCAACACAAATACTACTAATGGGGACACTACTAAC GGGACTAACTGCCATGCCACAAATGGGCACCATATCAACGGGCAGAATGGACATCAACCAAATGAACATGATGCTCCCTCAGATATGATCTCGGCCAAGTACATCGTCGGCTGTGATGGTGCCCGCAGCTGGCTCCGCAAGCAGCTCGACGTCTCTTTGGAAGGAGATCTGACAGACTCGGTCTTTGGTGTGGTGGATTTGGTTCCCAAGTCCAATTTCCCAGATATTCGAAGGGTCTGCTATCTACGCGCCGCATCTGGCACCATCCTCCTGGTACCTCGCAGCAACAAGGAGGTTAGGATGTACATCCCCGTGGAGAGCGGCACAGCCCTCCCTGACCCCAAGGACCTGACTTTCGACCGTGTTATGGATGCCGCTCGCAAGATCATTGCTCCTTATACAATGGAAGTTGGTTCTGTCTCGTGGTGGTCAGCATACCGGGTGCGTCAGCGGGTGGGCAATCACTTCTCTCGGCTTAATGAGCGGGCTTTCCTGGTTGGGGATGCTGTTCACACGCACTCGCCCAAGGCGGGTCAGGGCATGAACACGTCGATTCAAGACGCGTACAACCTTGGTTGGAAGCTTAGACTTACTCTCAGAGGAAAAGTCCGTTCCTCTGGCGCACGGCAGGACCTTCTCAGGACGTATGAGTCTGAGCGACGTCCAGTGGCACTGGACCTCATTGCGTTCGACAAGGGCTTCCTGAAACTATTTGCAGCTCCGTCTGCACAGTTTGATACTGAAATACTACAGGCCTTGAAGTTCACGACTGGGTTGTCGATTCGTTACCCACCTTCTTGTGCTGTGCAGTTGCCCAAGGGTATCGAGCAGCTGGGACCCAGCCTCCTCAAGGCAGACCTGGTGCCGGGAAAGAGGCTTCCCGACTTCAGAGTGGTATATCAAGCTGATGGGGTGCCAACTTGGATGCACAAGAGATTGAGTGCCACGGGGCAGTTCAGAGTCATGATTTTCGCTGGCGACATCTCGGACTCTACTGCGTCTAAGAGGTTACATGACGTGGGCAAGTATTTGGGGGAGAGCAAGTCTCTGAAGCATGTCGTGATGCCTCAGTCGGAACAAGAGCCACTGGTGGAGGTCTTGGTTGTACATTGTGCTGAGCGGGATCTGGTGGATCTTTTGGCACTGCCGGAAGTGTACCGCCCTTGGAGCGACGAGAGCGGGTATGATTTTTGGAGGGTGTTTGCTGATGTGGAGAGCGTGCATGATGGTCATGGCAAAGCATATGAGAGGCTTGAGATTGACCGACAGGTTGGCTgtacggtggtggtgaggcctGATGGGTATATTGGTGCCGTTTTGGAGGTAGATGATGTGGAGGGCGTGGAGAGATATTTTGAGGGGATGAATGTATCATGA
- a CDS encoding hypothetical protein (COG:U; EggNog:ENOG503PB38) has product MVDRIEDEEIRDDVGERTSLLRQPTLNVSPETLNAAANEEHDGLAASDEDLSPTSTVGSQQSWDNGQWKKNLVLLLGVFLVNSDSAILMAMFRDIASEFEQLSSASWIINAYIIGIIAAQPLYGKLSDIYGRKPLLLFAYICYCAGATIAGAGFSFWGLLLGRSLCGIGNAGITVLISTLIVDLVPMREVAVWRGYVYAINQIGRALGPSLGGIISDSTNWRWALLYHVPLNLTGLIFIWAKMSFPKPTAPDTKAVGRNPTATKETAYAKFKRIDLSGSTSLAIANVSLLLFLDQIEKGPENLVHNAMAMLPMSIWLGFLVVFLLVEAFWAREPIFPLRLLRKRNVVSAYAIQFVFTAAQVALYTSIPLYFRVTMSDTNTTSSLRLLVVTLGTVAGSLISGYVIKRTGLYRLITNIAAILSNLSFLAIFLRWRGVTHWGETLYGFPIGVGFGVSLSAAFIALTSGLESSQVAVATSGFYLSMNIGSLLGVSTASLLIASFVESTLRDKLPDLPDKEQIIRDVLSNFDAIDGLPEKIAGVVLKAYERSFVNVWLFCVVFGVMGLIASFVMREGQLHQSPGASKPKRPERSRSHQGYGAVSESDSESDNA; this is encoded by the exons ATGGTCGATAGGATAGAGGACGAAGAAATTCGAGATGATGTCGGAGAGAGGACCTCTCTGTTGCGCCAGCCTACCCTGAACGTTTCTCCAGAAACGCTGAATGCCGCTGCAAACGAGGAACATGATGGTTTGGCTGCTTCAGATGAGGACCTCTCTCCGACTTCCACAGTAGGATCACAGCAGAGCTGGGACAACGGGCAATGGAAGAAGAACTTGGTGCTTCTGCTTG GCGTCTTTCTCGTCAATTCCGACAGTGCCATCTTGATGGCCATGTTTCGAGACATTGCATCCGAATTCGAACAATTAAGTTCGGCGAGTTGGATCATCAACGCATACATCATTGGCATCATTGCTGCGCAGCCTTTGTACGGAAAGCTGAGTGATATCTATGGACGGAAACCACTTCTCCTGTTTGCATACATCTGCTACTGCGCAGGTGCAACGATAGC AGGCGCTGGCTTCTCGTTTTGGGGTCTATTGCTGGGAAGGTCTCTTTGCGGAATTGGCAATGCCGGCATTACAGTGCTCATCTCAACCCTCATCGTTGACCTGGTGCCCATGCGCGAGGTTGCGGTTTGGCGAGGCTACGTTTATGCCATCAACCAGATCGGCAGAGCTTTGGGTCCTTCCCTTGGCGGCATCATCTCTGATAGCACAAACTGGCGATGGGCTCTTCTGTATCACGTACCTCTCAACCTCACAGGGCTCATCTTCATTTGGGCAAAGATGTCGTTCCCCAAGCCAACTGCTCCAGACACAAAGGCAGTTGGACGGAATCCGACAGCCACCAAGGAGACTGCCTACGCCAAGTTCAAACGGATTGATCTCTCAGGATCAACCAGTTTGGCCATTGCCAATGTGTCTTTGCTCCTATTTCTTGACCAAATCGAAAAGGGCCCTGAAAACCTGGTCCACAACGCCATGGCTATGCTGCCAATGTCGATTTGGTTGGGATTCTTGGTAGTCTTTCTCTTGGTGGAAGCCTTTTGGGCAAGAGAACCAATCTTCCCTTTGAGGTTGCTGCGGAAGCGGAATGTTGTATCAGCCTACGCGATCCAGTTCGTTTTTACAGCTGCTCAAGTAGCGCTTTACACATCCATCCCGCTCTACTTCCGCGTGACAATGAgcgacaccaacaccacgTCCTCCCTCCGACTGCTTGTCGTGACATTGGGCACCGTTGCTGGAAGTCTCATCAGCGGCTATGTCATTAAACGGACCGGGCTATACcgtctcatcaccaacattgCGGCTATCCTGTCTAACCTCAGCTTTCTGGCCATCTTTTTGAGATGGCGGGGCGTGACGCACTGGGGGGAGACTCTCTATGGGTTCCCCATTGGTGTTGGCTTTGGTGTCTCCCTGTCGGCAGCGTTCATTGCGCTCACATCAGGGCTCGAGTCAAGCCAGGTAGCGGTGGCTACTTCCGGGTTCTACCTCAGCATGAACATCGGGAGCCTGCTGGGTGTCAGCACTGCTTCCCTTCTCATTGCCTCTTTCGTGGAAAGCACCCTGAGAGACAAGTTGCCTGACCTGCCAGACAAGGAGCAGATCATCAGAGATGTGCTCTCCAACTTTGACGCCATTGATGGGTTGCCAGAGAAGATTGCGGGTGTTGTGCTCAAGGCCTATGAGAGGAGCTTTGTTAATGTTTGGT TATTCTGcgtggtgtttggtgtcATGGGGCTGATCGCCAGCTttgtgatgagggaggggcaGCTTCATCAGTCGCCGGGTGCGTCCAAGCCCAAGAGACCAGAACGGAGTCGAAGTCATCAAGGCTATGGTGCTGTCTCAGAGTCGGATAGTGAGAGCGATAACGCGTGA